In Populus nigra chromosome 10, ddPopNigr1.1, whole genome shotgun sequence, the following proteins share a genomic window:
- the LOC133704733 gene encoding uncharacterized protein LOC133704733 isoform X1 gives MAGEQMDYEEEEKMQYQGSGAIPALAEEEMGEDDEYDDLYNDVNVGENFLQMHGSEAPAPPATAGNGGFQTRNAHESRVETGGSQALAITGGGPAVEGIYSNSKAHFPEQKQVAVAVEAQDVGPVDGSSVAQKGRVIEMNDVQVRNMGFQKSTPVPPGIGVDPSDMSRKNANEPEPLPITGSAGPRGAPLMQVNQMHMSADVNRPVVNENQVRPPIENGSTTLYVGELHWWTTDAELESFASQFGRVKEIKFFDERASGKSKGYCQVDFYEAAAAAACKEGMNGHVFNGRPCVVAFASPQTLKQMGASYMNKTQGQPQTQSQGRGSMNDGAGRGGNANFQSGDGGRNYGRGAWGRGGQGILNRGPGGGPMRGRGAMGPKNMAGNVAGVGSGANGGGYGQGLAGPAFGGPAGGMMPPQGMMGAGFDPLYMGRGGGYGGFAGPGFPGMLPSFPAVNSMGLAGVAPHVNPAFFARGMAPNGMGMMVSSGMEGPNPGMWSDTSMGGWGEEHGRRTRESSYDGDEGASEYGFGEGNHEKGARSSGASREKERGSERDWSGNSDRRHRDEREQDWDRPEREHRYKEEKDSYRGHRQRERDSGYEDDRDRGHSSSRARSRSRAAPEEDYRSRTRDVDYGKRRRLPSE, from the exons A TGGCTGGTGAGCAAATGGATTacgaagaagaggagaagatgCAATATCAGGGAAGTGGTGCCATTCCTGCGCTTGCAGAGGAAGAGATGGGAGAAGATGATGAGTATGACGATCTATACAATGATGTCAATGTTGGGGAGAATTTCTTGCAGATGCATGGTTCGGAAGCGCCAGCTCCACCTGCTACAGCGGGGAATGGAGGATTCCAAACTCGAAATGCTCATGAATCAAGAGTTGAAACTGGGGGTTCACAAGCACTTGCTATCACTGGGGGTGGGCCTGCAGTTGAAGGGATATATTCTAATTCTAAGGCTCATTTTCCAGAGCAGAAGCAGGTGGCAGTTGCTGTTGAAGCACAGGATGTAGGGCCTGTTGATGGATCTTCTGTTGCTCAGAAAGGGAGGGTTATAGAGATGAATGATGTTCAAGTGCGAAACATGGGatttcagaaatcaacaccaGTGCCCCCAGGTATCGGGGTTGATCCTTCTGATATGAGTAGAAAAAATGCTAACGAGCCTGAACCTTTGCCAATTACTGGCAGTGCAGGTCCTCGAGGTGCTCCACTGATGCAAGTTAATCAAATGCATATGAGTGCAGATGTTAATCGCCCTGTGGTTAATGAAAATCAGGTCCGGCCACCTATAGAGAATGGTTCTACCACGCTTTATGTTGGAGAATTACATTGGTGGACCACTGATGCAGAGCTTGAAAGTTTTGCATCTCAATTTGGAAGGGTCAAAGAGATTAAATTCTTTGATGAGAGGGCTAGTGGTAAGTCTAAAGGCTATTGCCAAGTTGACTTCTATGAAGCAGCTGCTGCAGCAGCATGCAAAGAGGGAATGAATGGTCATGTTTTCAATGGACGACCTTGTGTTGTGGCTTTTGCTTCTCCACAAACACTAAAGCAGATGGGGGCTTCTTACATGAACAAAACCCAGGGTCAGCCTCAGACTCAGTCTCAAGGAAGGGGGTCTATGAATGATGGTGCGGGAAGAGGTGGTAATGCGAACTTTCAAAGTGGAGATGGAGGAAGGAACTATGGAAGAGGTGCTTGGGGAAGGGGTGGGCAGGGAATTCTCAACCGAGGACCTGGGGGTGGACCAATGAGGGGAAGAGGTGCCATGGGTCCCAAAAACATGGCTGGGAATGTTGCCGGAGTTGGAAGCGGTGCCAATGGTGGAGGGTATGGACAAGGCCTTGCAGGTCCTGCATTTGGTGGGCCTGCCGGTGGAATGATGCCTCCCCAAGGTATGATGGGTGCTGGATTTGATCCACTATACATGGGACGAGGGGGTGGTTATGGGGGTTTTGCTGGTCCTGGTTTTCCTGGCATGCTTCCTTCATTTCCTGCTGTTAATTCAATGGGACTTGCTGGGGTGGCTCCACATGTCAACCCAGCTTTCTTTGCCCGAGGAATGGCACCTAATGGGATGGGAATGATGGTTTCCTCTGGAATGGAAGGACCGAATCCAGGAATGTGGTCTGACACAAGCATGGGAGGATGGGGAGAAGAGCATGGTAGAAGGACAAGGGAGTCAAGTTATGATGGCGATGAGGGTGCTTCTGAATATGGATTTGGAGAGGGGAACCATGAGAAGGGAGCTCGGTCAAGCGGTGCCTCTAGAGAAAAGGAACGGGGTTCTGAGCGTGACTGGTCGGGTAATTCTGATAGGCGTCACCGTGATGAGAGGGAACAAGACTGGGACAGGCCAGAAAGGGAGCACAGGTACAAGGAAGAGAAAGATAGTTACCGTGGCCATCGGCAAAGGGAGCGTGACTCGGGTTATGAGGATGATCGGGATAGAGGGCACTCTTCTTCAAGAGCTCGGAGCAGATCCCGTGCGGCTCCAGAAGAAGATTACAGGTCTCGAACAAGGGATGTAGACTATGGCAAGAGGAGACGCCTACCATCAGAGTGA
- the LOC133704733 gene encoding uncharacterized protein LOC133704733 isoform X2 produces the protein MDYEEEEKMQYQGSGAIPALAEEEMGEDDEYDDLYNDVNVGENFLQMHGSEAPAPPATAGNGGFQTRNAHESRVETGGSQALAITGGGPAVEGIYSNSKAHFPEQKQVAVAVEAQDVGPVDGSSVAQKGRVIEMNDVQVRNMGFQKSTPVPPGIGVDPSDMSRKNANEPEPLPITGSAGPRGAPLMQVNQMHMSADVNRPVVNENQVRPPIENGSTTLYVGELHWWTTDAELESFASQFGRVKEIKFFDERASGKSKGYCQVDFYEAAAAAACKEGMNGHVFNGRPCVVAFASPQTLKQMGASYMNKTQGQPQTQSQGRGSMNDGAGRGGNANFQSGDGGRNYGRGAWGRGGQGILNRGPGGGPMRGRGAMGPKNMAGNVAGVGSGANGGGYGQGLAGPAFGGPAGGMMPPQGMMGAGFDPLYMGRGGGYGGFAGPGFPGMLPSFPAVNSMGLAGVAPHVNPAFFARGMAPNGMGMMVSSGMEGPNPGMWSDTSMGGWGEEHGRRTRESSYDGDEGASEYGFGEGNHEKGARSSGASREKERGSERDWSGNSDRRHRDEREQDWDRPEREHRYKEEKDSYRGHRQRERDSGYEDDRDRGHSSSRARSRSRAAPEEDYRSRTRDVDYGKRRRLPSE, from the coding sequence ATGGATTacgaagaagaggagaagatgCAATATCAGGGAAGTGGTGCCATTCCTGCGCTTGCAGAGGAAGAGATGGGAGAAGATGATGAGTATGACGATCTATACAATGATGTCAATGTTGGGGAGAATTTCTTGCAGATGCATGGTTCGGAAGCGCCAGCTCCACCTGCTACAGCGGGGAATGGAGGATTCCAAACTCGAAATGCTCATGAATCAAGAGTTGAAACTGGGGGTTCACAAGCACTTGCTATCACTGGGGGTGGGCCTGCAGTTGAAGGGATATATTCTAATTCTAAGGCTCATTTTCCAGAGCAGAAGCAGGTGGCAGTTGCTGTTGAAGCACAGGATGTAGGGCCTGTTGATGGATCTTCTGTTGCTCAGAAAGGGAGGGTTATAGAGATGAATGATGTTCAAGTGCGAAACATGGGatttcagaaatcaacaccaGTGCCCCCAGGTATCGGGGTTGATCCTTCTGATATGAGTAGAAAAAATGCTAACGAGCCTGAACCTTTGCCAATTACTGGCAGTGCAGGTCCTCGAGGTGCTCCACTGATGCAAGTTAATCAAATGCATATGAGTGCAGATGTTAATCGCCCTGTGGTTAATGAAAATCAGGTCCGGCCACCTATAGAGAATGGTTCTACCACGCTTTATGTTGGAGAATTACATTGGTGGACCACTGATGCAGAGCTTGAAAGTTTTGCATCTCAATTTGGAAGGGTCAAAGAGATTAAATTCTTTGATGAGAGGGCTAGTGGTAAGTCTAAAGGCTATTGCCAAGTTGACTTCTATGAAGCAGCTGCTGCAGCAGCATGCAAAGAGGGAATGAATGGTCATGTTTTCAATGGACGACCTTGTGTTGTGGCTTTTGCTTCTCCACAAACACTAAAGCAGATGGGGGCTTCTTACATGAACAAAACCCAGGGTCAGCCTCAGACTCAGTCTCAAGGAAGGGGGTCTATGAATGATGGTGCGGGAAGAGGTGGTAATGCGAACTTTCAAAGTGGAGATGGAGGAAGGAACTATGGAAGAGGTGCTTGGGGAAGGGGTGGGCAGGGAATTCTCAACCGAGGACCTGGGGGTGGACCAATGAGGGGAAGAGGTGCCATGGGTCCCAAAAACATGGCTGGGAATGTTGCCGGAGTTGGAAGCGGTGCCAATGGTGGAGGGTATGGACAAGGCCTTGCAGGTCCTGCATTTGGTGGGCCTGCCGGTGGAATGATGCCTCCCCAAGGTATGATGGGTGCTGGATTTGATCCACTATACATGGGACGAGGGGGTGGTTATGGGGGTTTTGCTGGTCCTGGTTTTCCTGGCATGCTTCCTTCATTTCCTGCTGTTAATTCAATGGGACTTGCTGGGGTGGCTCCACATGTCAACCCAGCTTTCTTTGCCCGAGGAATGGCACCTAATGGGATGGGAATGATGGTTTCCTCTGGAATGGAAGGACCGAATCCAGGAATGTGGTCTGACACAAGCATGGGAGGATGGGGAGAAGAGCATGGTAGAAGGACAAGGGAGTCAAGTTATGATGGCGATGAGGGTGCTTCTGAATATGGATTTGGAGAGGGGAACCATGAGAAGGGAGCTCGGTCAAGCGGTGCCTCTAGAGAAAAGGAACGGGGTTCTGAGCGTGACTGGTCGGGTAATTCTGATAGGCGTCACCGTGATGAGAGGGAACAAGACTGGGACAGGCCAGAAAGGGAGCACAGGTACAAGGAAGAGAAAGATAGTTACCGTGGCCATCGGCAAAGGGAGCGTGACTCGGGTTATGAGGATGATCGGGATAGAGGGCACTCTTCTTCAAGAGCTCGGAGCAGATCCCGTGCGGCTCCAGAAGAAGATTACAGGTCTCGAACAAGGGATGTAGACTATGGCAAGAGGAGACGCCTACCATCAGAGTGA